A genomic stretch from Cellulomonas sp. KRMCY2 includes:
- a CDS encoding putative quinol monooxygenase gives MAGLALVVNHILRPGHAEAFDELALRTLEAIKVAEPGTLVYAVHTVPGEPLRRVFYELYRDRAAFEAHERYPHMTTFLADRRQHIESVEVEFLDAQAFTG, from the coding sequence ATGGCGGGTCTGGCACTCGTGGTGAACCACATCCTTCGGCCCGGCCACGCGGAGGCTTTCGACGAGCTCGCGCTGCGCACGCTGGAGGCCATCAAGGTTGCGGAGCCCGGGACCCTCGTCTACGCCGTGCACACCGTGCCCGGCGAACCGCTGCGCCGCGTGTTCTACGAGCTCTACCGGGACCGCGCAGCGTTCGAGGCTCATGAGCGGTATCCCCACATGACCACCTTCCTGGCCGATCGCCGCCAGCACATCGAGTCCGTCGAGGTCGAGTTCCTCGACGCCCAGGCCTTCACGGGCTGA